In Synechococcus sp. PCC 6312, one genomic interval encodes:
- the hisIE gene encoding bifunctional phosphoribosyl-AMP cyclohydrolase/phosphoribosyl-ATP diphosphatase HisIE produces the protein MNYPAIPIETIHFDERGLVPAIVQDYLDGTVLMLAWMNRDSLYKTMETGRTWFWSRSRQELWPKGETSGHVQWVKSLRYDCDADALLITVEQVGNIACHTGERSCFHQIQAPETGTPTRNPPPADMLSQVFEVIRDRQKHPDRQSYTASLFQAGDNKILKKIGEEAAEVVMACKDDQPDAIAGEVADLFYHALVALAHHGVSLRQVYEVLAARRK, from the coding sequence TTGAATTATCCTGCTATTCCGATTGAAACCATTCACTTTGATGAGCGGGGCCTGGTGCCAGCCATTGTTCAGGATTACTTAGATGGCACGGTTTTGATGCTGGCCTGGATGAATCGGGATTCACTTTATAAAACAATGGAAACGGGGCGGACTTGGTTTTGGAGTCGTTCCCGCCAAGAACTCTGGCCTAAGGGGGAAACATCAGGTCATGTCCAGTGGGTGAAGTCGTTGCGGTATGACTGTGATGCTGATGCCCTGTTGATTACGGTTGAGCAGGTGGGAAATATTGCCTGTCATACGGGTGAGCGCAGTTGTTTTCATCAAATCCAAGCCCCGGAAACTGGTACTCCCACCCGGAACCCGCCCCCGGCCGATATGCTCTCGCAAGTATTTGAGGTGATCCGAGATCGGCAAAAACATCCCGACCGTCAATCCTATACTGCCTCGTTGTTCCAGGCCGGGGATAACAAAATCCTTAAAAAAATTGGTGAAGAAGCCGCTGAAGTGGTCATGGCCTGTAAGGATGATCAACCCGATGCCATTGCCGGTGAAGTTGCCGATTTGTTCTACCATGCCCTTGTTGCCCTGGCCCATCATGGGGTGAGCTTGCGACAGGTGTATGAAGTTTTGGCTGCGCGACGGAAATAA
- a CDS encoding NIL domain-containing protein, with amino-acid sequence MKKRVTLTFPRRTVQMPLTYRLAKDFNIAANIIRAQVAPNQVGKLVLELAGDIDQLEAALDWMRSQEIGVSLASREIMIDDQACVHCGLCTGVCPTQALTLHPETWQLQFTRSRCIVCEQCIPTCPVQAISTAF; translated from the coding sequence ATGAAAAAGCGCGTTACTCTCACCTTTCCCCGGCGCACGGTGCAAATGCCCTTAACCTATCGCTTGGCCAAAGATTTTAATATTGCCGCAAATATTATCCGGGCCCAGGTTGCGCCGAATCAGGTGGGGAAATTAGTCCTGGAGTTGGCGGGAGACATTGATCAATTAGAGGCGGCCTTGGATTGGATGCGATCCCAGGAAATTGGCGTATCCTTAGCCAGTCGGGAAATTATGATTGATGACCAGGCCTGTGTTCATTGCGGTTTATGCACGGGAGTTTGTCCCACCCAGGCCCTAACGCTGCACCCGGAAACCTGGCAACTGCAATTTACCCGCTCTCGCTGTATTGTCTGTGAGCAATGCATTCCCACTTGTCCCGTCCAGGCCATTTCCACCGCATTTTAG
- a CDS encoding hydantoinase B/oxoprolinase family protein, with translation MGWQFWIDRGGTFTDIVAQAPDGQITVHKLLSENPQRYPDAALQGIREILGIASDQPIPSNHITAVKMGTTVATNALLEHKGEPTVLVINSGFKDALRIGYQNRPDLFALEIKLPKLLYADVIEVCGRYQANGTELTPLDTSQIKQGLQAAFEQGIQACAIVLMHSYRYHHHEQVIAEIATEIGFKQISVSHRISPLIKLIRRGDTTVVDAYLSPILRRYVDRLGQELPPEKLLFMQSHGGLVSATQFQGKDSILSGPAGGLVGVVQTGLQAGIKHIIGFDMGGTSTDVCHYRHGDENTVIPVYERQWETEIAGVRLQTPMLAIHTVAAGGGSILKYDQGRYQVGPESAGANPGPAAYGNNGPLTITDANVFLGKIQPQFFPKIFGPNGNLPLDLAAVETQFKHLTEQIKTTTQATITPAEVAAGFITIAVETMAQAIKKISLQRGYDLRDYTLCCFGGAGGQHACLIAESLGISHVLIHPYAGVLSAYGMGLADVRAIKEQSVLLAIELDNHSQNQTLENIETQLKHAAIQELSTEEIQPERITTRTTLQCRYQGSDTSLEIPYSGDLRTIIPTFTQAHHQRYGFTFTDRPVEIASLAVEAIGVMPLPQDSFKNQSQTDIKPVADVDLYSKGQWYQVQAWQRENLAPKTVITGPALIIEPTGTNVIEVGWQATVTPQRNLIFSQQHDQPQKINSNQVDTTQNSHLKPDPIQLEIFHNLFQAIAEQMGITLQNTSASVNIKERLDFSCALFDAQGELVANAPHIPVHLGSMGQTVKMLLETRGSQLRPGQVYASNNPYAGGTHLPDITVITPVFIPNNQAQTLNDPPLSSDIPPQSSDIAPQSSDIAPQNSNDAALNPNVGLLNPNDGALNSNVGLPNPKDTALNPAQPQFFVASRGHHADIGGITPGSMPADSHHLDQEGVLLDFFQLVDHGEFQEQALLNLLTNCPYPARNPQQNITDLQAQIAANNWGVQELTKLIETYGLETVSNYMEFIQANAADCLRHRLKTLNSGSFTYPLDNGAIIQVNIEVNPNSETLTIDFTGTSSQDTGNLNAPLAVTKAAVLYVLRTLIPDKIPLNAGCLRPVTVIVPQGCLLNPKYPAAVVAGNVETSQAVTNAIYGALGIMAASQGTMNNLTFGNSTYQYYETIGGGSGAGPGFHGASGVQTHMTNSRLTDPEVLETRYPVLLETFAIRADSGGQGEFTGGNGLIRRIKFLEPMTVGMISQSRIVAPFGLGNGEAGKTGENLLELADGTRRKLEGKFSLEIQANDIIEIQTPGGGSYQYGDLEIKD, from the coding sequence ATGGGTTGGCAGTTTTGGATTGATCGTGGTGGCACATTTACGGATATTGTCGCCCAGGCCCCGGATGGTCAAATCACCGTTCATAAGCTCTTATCTGAAAATCCCCAAAGATATCCAGATGCAGCCCTGCAAGGCATTCGCGAGATTTTAGGTATTGCATCAGATCAACCCATTCCCAGTAATCACATAACCGCTGTCAAAATGGGAACCACTGTCGCCACCAATGCCCTCTTAGAACACAAAGGTGAACCCACTGTTTTAGTCATTAATTCCGGGTTTAAAGATGCCCTCCGCATTGGCTATCAAAACCGGCCTGATCTGTTTGCCTTAGAGATTAAACTGCCAAAATTACTTTATGCGGATGTGATTGAGGTTTGTGGGCGTTACCAGGCCAATGGCACAGAATTAACCCCACTCGATACCAGCCAAATTAAACAGGGTTTACAAGCAGCGTTTGAGCAAGGAATCCAGGCCTGTGCCATTGTCTTGATGCATAGTTATCGCTATCACCATCACGAACAGGTTATTGCCGAAATTGCGACCGAGATTGGATTCAAACAGATTTCGGTATCTCATAGAATTAGCCCCTTAATTAAACTGATTCGCCGGGGTGATACGACTGTTGTTGATGCCTATTTATCCCCGATTTTGCGGCGATATGTGGATCGCTTAGGACAAGAACTCCCACCAGAAAAGTTACTGTTTATGCAATCCCATGGGGGCTTAGTCAGCGCAACTCAATTTCAAGGCAAAGACAGCATTCTTTCCGGGCCGGCTGGGGGCTTAGTTGGAGTCGTCCAAACGGGTTTACAAGCCGGAATCAAACACATCATTGGCTTTGATATGGGCGGCACGTCAACCGATGTCTGTCACTATCGCCATGGTGATGAAAATACGGTAATTCCTGTTTATGAACGGCAATGGGAAACTGAAATCGCTGGAGTCCGGCTACAAACCCCGATGTTAGCGATTCATACAGTGGCAGCCGGGGGTGGTTCGATTCTCAAATATGACCAAGGTCGCTATCAAGTTGGCCCCGAATCTGCTGGAGCAAACCCAGGCCCCGCCGCCTATGGAAACAATGGCCCCTTAACCATTACCGATGCCAATGTTTTTTTAGGTAAAATTCAACCCCAATTTTTTCCCAAAATTTTCGGCCCCAATGGCAATTTACCTCTCGATCTGGCTGCTGTTGAGACTCAATTTAAGCATCTTACTGAGCAAATCAAAACCACCACTCAAGCTACCATTACCCCAGCCGAAGTAGCCGCCGGATTTATCACCATTGCGGTCGAAACCATGGCCCAGGCCATAAAAAAAATTTCACTGCAACGGGGTTATGATTTACGGGATTATACCCTCTGTTGTTTTGGAGGAGCCGGAGGTCAACACGCCTGTTTAATTGCCGAGTCCTTGGGTATTTCTCACGTTTTAATTCATCCTTACGCCGGAGTGTTATCAGCCTATGGCATGGGATTAGCGGATGTGCGAGCCATTAAAGAGCAGTCGGTTTTGTTGGCAATTGAGCTAGATAACCACAGTCAGAATCAAACCCTAGAAAATATTGAAACTCAACTCAAACACGCCGCCATTCAAGAATTGTCAACTGAAGAAATCCAGCCAGAAAGAATTACTACCCGTACGACGCTCCAATGTCGTTATCAAGGCAGCGATACCAGTTTAGAAATTCCTTATTCCGGTGACTTAAGGACGATTATTCCCACCTTTACCCAGGCCCACCACCAACGTTATGGATTCACCTTCACAGATCGCCCCGTAGAAATTGCTAGTTTGGCCGTGGAAGCGATTGGAGTTATGCCTTTACCCCAAGATTCATTTAAAAACCAAAGCCAGACTGATATAAAACCCGTAGCCGATGTTGATCTTTACAGTAAAGGTCAATGGTATCAAGTCCAGGCCTGGCAACGGGAAAACTTAGCACCAAAAACAGTCATTACTGGCCCCGCTCTAATTATTGAACCCACGGGAACCAATGTGATTGAAGTTGGTTGGCAAGCAACAGTCACCCCACAGCGAAATCTCATCTTCAGCCAACAACATGATCAACCCCAAAAAATCAACTCCAATCAAGTAGATACAACTCAAAATTCACACCTCAAACCCGATCCAATTCAGTTAGAAATTTTCCATAACCTCTTCCAGGCCATTGCCGAACAAATGGGGATTACGCTGCAAAATACCAGTGCTTCGGTGAACATCAAAGAACGTCTCGATTTTTCCTGTGCCTTGTTTGATGCCCAAGGGGAATTAGTCGCCAACGCCCCGCATATTCCGGTGCATTTAGGGTCAATGGGGCAAACTGTGAAAATGCTTTTAGAAACGCGAGGCTCCCAACTCCGGCCTGGTCAAGTCTATGCCAGTAATAATCCCTACGCAGGGGGGACGCATTTGCCCGATATTACGGTCATCACACCCGTTTTTATCCCCAATAATCAGGCTCAGACACTAAATGATCCACCTTTAAGCTCGGACATTCCACCTCAAAGCTCGGATATTGCACCTCAAAGCTCGGATATTGCACCTCAGAACTCCAACGATGCAGCTTTGAACCCGAATGTTGGACTTCTGAACCCGAATGATGGAGCTTTGAACTCGAACGTTGGACTTCCGAACCCGAAAGATACAGCTTTGAACCCGGCCCAACCCCAGTTTTTTGTTGCTTCCCGTGGACATCATGCCGATATTGGCGGAATTACCCCTGGCTCCATGCCGGCCGATAGTCACCATCTGGATCAAGAAGGCGTATTACTCGACTTTTTCCAACTGGTGGATCACGGTGAATTTCAAGAACAAGCACTCCTGAATCTTCTGACAAATTGCCCCTATCCAGCCCGTAATCCGCAACAAAACATCACCGATCTCCAGGCCCAGATTGCGGCGAATAATTGGGGTGTCCAAGAATTAACCAAGTTAATCGAAACTTATGGTTTAGAAACTGTCAGTAACTATATGGAATTTATCCAGGCCAATGCCGCCGATTGTTTACGTCATCGCTTAAAAACGCTCAATTCTGGCTCCTTTACCTATCCACTCGATAACGGCGCAATCATTCAAGTCAACATCGAGGTTAATCCAAACAGCGAAACCCTAACCATAGATTTCACCGGAACTTCCTCCCAAGACACAGGCAATCTCAATGCTCCCCTTGCTGTCACTAAAGCCGCTGTTTTGTATGTCTTACGCACCTTAATTCCCGACAAAATTCCCCTTAATGCGGGTTGTTTGCGTCCCGTGACGGTGATTGTTCCTCAAGGCTGTTTATTGAATCCTAAATATCCCGCCGCCGTTGTCGCTGGTAATGTCGAAACCTCCCAGGCCGTGACCAATGCCATCTATGGCGCGCTCGGAATTATGGCGGCTTCTCAAGGAACGATGAATAACCTCACTTTTGGTAACTCAACCTATCAATATTACGAAACCATTGGCGGCGGATCGGGGGCGGGGCCTGGGTTTCATGGCGCATCCGGCGTGCAAACTCACATGACCAATTCCCGCTTGACGGATCCGGAAGTGTTAGAAACTCGTTATCCCGTCCTGTTAGAAACGTTTGCAATTCGGGCTGATAGTGGCGGTCAAGGTGAATTTACAGGGGGCAATGGGTTGATTCGGCGGATCAAGTTTTTAGAACCAATGACCGTTGGCATGATTTCTCAAAGTCGAATTGTGGCACCGTTTGGCCTGGGAAATGGTGAAGCAGGTAAGACTGGGGAAAATTTGTTAGAACTAGCAGACGGAACACGGCGAAAACTGGAGGGTAAATTTAGCTTAGAGATTCAGGCAAACGACATCATTGAAATTCAAACTCCTGGCGGGGGGAGCTATCAATACGGTGATTTAGAGATTAAAGATTAG